The following coding sequences are from one Methanobacterium sp. window:
- a CDS encoding class III signal peptide-containing protein, producing MNIIKDERGQGAAEYILLFGGVIVMAIAALLIYQAYFETGAGINSETDLSSVRASVNQSYNRG from the coding sequence ATGAATATTATTAAGGATGAACGTGGACAAGGCGCAGCTGAATACATTCTACTGTTTGGCGGTGTAATCGTGATGGCTATAGCTGCATTGTTAATTTACCAAGCATACTTCGAAACTGGCGCTGGAATAAACTCGGAAACAGATTTGAGTTCAGTCAGAGCAAGTGTTAACCAGAGTTATAATAGAGGATAA